In Toxoplasma gondii ME49 chromosome X, whole genome shotgun sequence, a single genomic region encodes these proteins:
- a CDS encoding hypothetical protein (encoded by transcript TGME49_200595): MDVQCFMPAATACDKEAAREGTGALATGGKPGYSGKRVEEFRPRRSDAAADADRMEIQGTLDELSSIDGERGFAKRGKVEFEKKALSVSTMFVARAPDAEKDIRQEDGIQLEAVETKRQEGKLTPT; this comes from the exons ATGGATGTCCAGTGTTTCATGCCTGCTGCAACTGCTTGCGACAAGGAAGCTGCCAGGG AGGGCACGGGGGCGTTGGCGACAGGAGGAAAACCAG GCTACTCCGGGAAGAGGGTAGAGGAGTTCAGACCACGTCGGAGTGATGCTGCAGCTGACGCTGACAGGATGGAGATTCAGGGCACGCTTGATGAACTGTCAAGTATTGATGGGGAGAGAGG CTTCGCCAAAC GGGGAAAAGTCGAGTTTGAAAAGAAAGCATTGAGCGTATCTACGATGTT CGTCGCCCGCGCCCcagatgcagaaaaagacatTCGACAGGAGGACGGCATACAGTTGGAGGCtgtggaaacgaagagacaagaggggAAGTTAACTCCAACCTGA
- a CDS encoding Toxoplasma gondii family C protein (encoded by transcript TGME49_200590~Predicted trans-membrane domain (TMHMM2.0):35-54:147-170) — translation MVNTIEKKHSGFPTAFQLPSRLKTRRGLLFCHDPRILLFSVALCLTALVPFVTFECSTRRMCTTLVDSVLGLETNTDWSGTYSWTDTREGTTVGGDGGAAEADSSASELDRGATIESSSVESSQELSTNSSVTARTSRIQRSGRAGPIVAFTILASVILSIVLVAIFLSWGRKSRKATTPAPTDSAVQLSLRGRAHAECHA, via the exons ATGGTGAACACGATTGAGAAAAAACATTCGGGGTTCCCTACCGCTTTCCAGCTCCCGTCTCGACTGAAGACAAGACGTGGGCTGCTCTTCTGTCATGACCCGCGTATACTGCTTTTCTCAGTTGCTTTATGTCTGACGGCTCTTGTGCCATTCGTTACTTTCGAGTGTTCTACACGTCGGATGTGTACAACCTTGGTTGATTCCGTTCTCGGTCTTGAGACGAATACTGATTGGAGTGGTACGTACAGTTggacagacacacgagagGGTACAACAGTCGGAGGGGACGGCGGTGCTGCTGAAGCAGACAGCAGTGCTTCAGAACTAGACCGCGGTGCTACAATTGAGTCATCTTCCGTCGAATCATCTCAAGAACTAAGCACAAATTCGAGCGTCACCGCGCGTACTTCAAGGATCCAACGCTCCGGACGGGCAGGTCCAATAGTGGCCTTCACAAT CCTTGCAAGCGTTATACTTTCTATCGTCCTCGTCGCCATCTTTCTCAGCTGGGGCAGAAAGTCGCGTAAAGCAACTACGCCAGCTCCAA CCGACTCAGCCGTGCA ATTGTCTCTCCGGGGTAGAGCGCATGCGGAGTGCCACGCGTGA